The window TCCATCCTGCGCAAGATGCGCAAGCAGAACGTGACTTTCGACGAAGTCTACGACCTGTTTGCTATCCGCGTCATCCTCGACGTGCCCCAGGAGCAGGAAAAAGCCGCCTGCTGGCAGGTTTACAGCATTGTTACGGATTTCTACCAGCCCAACCCCGACCGGCTCCGCGACTGGGTGAGTACGCCCAAGGCCAACGGCTACGAGAGTTTGCACACCACGGTCATGTCGCGCACTGGGCAGTGGGTAGAAGTCCAGATTCGCTCCCGCCGTATGGACGACATTGCCGAGAAAGGCTACGCGGCGCACTGGAAATACAAGGACACCGGCTCGGTGCAGCCCGAATCGACGCTTGAGGCCTGGATTGCCAAGGTGCGGGAAATGCTCGAAACCAACAATTCCAGCGCTCTGGAGTTCATGGACGAGTTTCGCCAGAACCTGTTCGTCAAGGAAGTATACGCCTTTACGCCCAAGGGCAAGCTGGTCATTCTGCCCGATAAAGCCACCGCCTTAGACTTCGCCTTCGACATCCACACCCACATCGGCCTGCAGTGCCTGGGGGCCAAGGTCAACCAGAAGCTCGAGCCGCTCAGCTACCAGCTCCGCAACGGCGACCAGGTCGAGATTCTGACCTCTCAAAAGCAGCGGCCTACCGAGGAGTGGCTGCAGTACGTTATTACCTCCAAGGCCCGCGGTAAAATCAAGGAGTGGCTGCGCGACGACAAGAAAGTCAAAGCCGAAGACGGCCGCTTCATCGTGGAAAAGCGCTTGGAGTTGCTCGGGGTCGAAAATACTCAGGACAACCTAAACCGCATGTTGGCCCACTTCAACGTGTACAACCCCCAGGATTTTTACTACCGCATTGCTATAGGCCAGCTCGACGGTCGCGAAATCAAGGAAAGTCTTTTCGACCCAACTAAGGAAGTCCCGCGCAGCCCATCGATGCTCGAACCTAAAGCCTTTGATCAGGAGGTGCAGAAAATCCGGGGGGTGCGGGCCGACATGCTGGTGATAGGGGAGGAGACCCAGAAGTTCGACTACACCATTGCGCCCTGCTGCAACCCGATTCCCGGCGACGACGTCTTCGGCTTCGAAACGGAGCAGGGTATCGTGATTCACCGCACGTCTTGCCCCAAAGCCGTGGCCATGATGTCGAACTACGGCAACCGCATCGTGCGCGCCAAGTGGACCGATCAGCTGGAACTGGCTTTCCTGGCCGGCATCCGCATCAAGGGCTCCGACCGGGTGGGCCTCGTCAACGACGTGACGCGCATCATCTCCAACAGCCTGAAGGTGAATATGCGCTCCATCACCAT of the Hymenobacter chitinivorans DSM 11115 genome contains:
- a CDS encoding RelA/SpoT family protein, producing the protein MATLIDPEVERNEILRHYRRLLRTAKPYLSGNDAKLIKKAFNTSLEAHKEMRRKSGEPYILHPLAVAQIAVEEIGLGTTSIVAALLHDVVEDTPWEISDVEREFGPRVAQIVDGLTKISGVFEYGTSEQAENFRKMLLTLSEDVRVILIKIADRLHNMRTLDSMPRHKQLKIASETIYLYAPLAHRLGLYAIKSELEDLYLKYTDTEVYNDLTNKVRQSRGARNRFIKEFVAPIDEELKAQGFGFEIKGRPKSIYSILRKMRKQNVTFDEVYDLFAIRVILDVPQEQEKAACWQVYSIVTDFYQPNPDRLRDWVSTPKANGYESLHTTVMSRTGQWVEVQIRSRRMDDIAEKGYAAHWKYKDTGSVQPESTLEAWIAKVREMLETNNSSALEFMDEFRQNLFVKEVYAFTPKGKLVILPDKATALDFAFDIHTHIGLQCLGAKVNQKLEPLSYQLRNGDQVEILTSQKQRPTEEWLQYVITSKARGKIKEWLRDDKKVKAEDGRFIVEKRLELLGVENTQDNLNRMLAHFNVYNPQDFYYRIAIGQLDGREIKESLFDPTKEVPRSPSMLEPKAFDQEVQKIRGVRADMLVIGEETQKFDYTIAPCCNPIPGDDVFGFETEQGIVIHRTSCPKAVAMMSNYGNRIVRAKWTDQLELAFLAGIRIKGSDRVGLVNDVTRIISNSLKVNMRSITIDSNDGFFEGQIMVFVNDTDHLNKMIQRLSKVNGVLLVERFAS